The Streptomyces sp. NBC_00454 DNA segment TGGCAGTAGTAGCAACGGAGGCGCGAGCCATGGAGTCCGAGCCCACGCAGGCGCAGGACCAGCCCGTCATATCCCTGCGCGGGGCCACGGCCTCGCTCGGCTCGCGCCCCGTGCTGCGCGGGATCGACCTCGCCGTCCGCCGCGGCGAGGTCGTCGCGCTCCTCGGCGCCAACGGCTCCGGCAAGTCCACGGCCGTGCGCGCCGTGGTCGGCCAGGTCCCGCTGAGCTCCGGGGAGCTCTCGCTCTTCGGTACGGACTTCAAGCGCTTCCGCGACTGGTCGCGCATCGGGTACGTCCCGCAGCGCACCACCGCCGCGAGCGGGGTCCCCGCCACCGTCCGCGAGGTGGTCTCCGCCGGCCGCCTCGCGCGCACCCGCTTCGGGTTCCTGCGCAAGGGCGACAAGGCCGCCGTCGAGCGCGCGCTGGACCTGGTCGACATGGGTTCCCACGCCGACGCCTCGGTCAACGCCCTCTCCGGCGGGCAGCACCAGCGGGTGCTCATCGCCCGCGCGCTCGCCGTCGAACCCGAACTGCTGATCATGGACGAGCCGATGGCCGGCGTGGACCTGGCCAACCAGGAGGTCCTGGCGAACGCCCTGCGCACCCAGGTCGCCGCCGGCGCCACCGTCCTGCTCGTCCTGCACGAGCTGGGCCCGCTGGAGCCGCTGATCGACCGGGCCGTCGTCCTGCGCGACGGCTGCGTCATGCACGACGGGCCGCCCCCGGAGGCCCTGGGTCAGCACGCGCTGCCCGGCCACGACCACGTACACCCCCACGCGGCGCACGACGCCGAGCCGCTCCGGACGGGACTGCTGAGCTGATGGACCTCCTCGACTACGCCTTCATGCAGCGGGCCCTGATCGCCGCCGCCCTCGTCGGCATCACGGCCCCCGCGATCGGTACGTACCTCGTGCAGCGCCGCCAGGCCATCATGGGCGACGGCATCGGGCACGTGGCCATGACCGGTGTCGCGCTCGGCTTCCTGCTCAATACGAGCCCGGTCTGGATGGCCACCCTGGTCGCGGTCATCGGCGCGGTCGGCATGGAGCTGATCCGCTCCCGCGGCAGGACCAGCGGGGACATCGCGCTCGCCATGCTCTTCTACGGTGGCATGGCCGGCGGCGTGATGATCATCAACCTGGCTCCGGGCGGCTCCACGGCCAATCTGACCAGCTACCTGTTCGGGTCGATCACGACCGTCTCGGCCGAGGACACCATCACCGCCGTGGTCCTCGCCGTGTTCGTGATCGCGGTCACCGTCGGCCTGCGCCGCCAGCTGTTCGCGATCTGCCAGGACGAGGAGTTCGCCCGGGTCACGGGCCTGCCGGTGCGCTTCCTGAACCTGCTGCTGGCGGTCACCGCCGCCGTCACCGTCACCGTCGCGATGCGCATCGTCGGCCTGCTGCTGGTCAGCGCCATGATGGTGATCCCCGTCGCCGCCGCCCAGCGCGTCACCCGGGGCTTCGCCGCCACCCTGAGCCTGTCCATGCTGATCGGCGTCCTGGTCTCGCTCTCCGGCACGGCCGCGACGTACTACGTCGACGCGCCCTCCGGCGGCGCCATCGTGCTGCTCGCCATCGCCGTGTTCGTGGTCATGACGGCGGCGTCCACCCCCCTGGCCCGGCGCCGGGCGAAGGCCGCGCGGGCCGACGAAGAGGTCTGCACGCGCGATGACGTAAGGGTCTGAAGGCCTCGGGCACCCTTGTGACTGGCACAATGGGCCGAGGCCGAAACGAGGAGGAACCGGTGGCGACTGCGCCTGGCGAGATGAATACCGCGCCAGTACGAGGACGATCCACTCGGCAGCGGACCGCCGTCGCGGCGGCGCTGGACGAGGTGGACGAGTTCCGCAGCGCCCAGGAGCTCCACGACATGCTCAAGCACCGCGGCGACTCCGTGGGCCTGACCACCGTCTACCGCACCCTGCAGTCCCTCGCGGACGCCGGTGAGGTCGACGTACTGCGCACCAGCGACGGCGAGTCCGTCTACCGCCGCTGCTCCACCGGGGACCACCACCACCACCTGGTCTGCCGCAAGTGCGGCAAGGCGGTCGAGGTGGAGGGCCCGGCGGTGGAGAAGTGGGCGGAGGCCATCGCGGCCGAGCACGGCTACGTCAACGTCGCCCACACGGTGGAGATCTTCGGCACCTGCGCGGACTGCGCGGCGACCGCCGGCTAGATCCGCCGGAGGTTGGCGTCGAGCAGGGCCCGGAGGCGGTCGACGTCCGCCGGGGACGCGGCCCCGCGCTTGGGCAGGATCGTCATCGCCGCGGCCCGCTTGGTGACGCTGAGCGTGACGAAGGTGTCGGCCGTCTCCGCGTACAGCGGCTGCGCGGCCCAGTCGATGCGCGACTCGGTGTTCTTGGTGCTCAGCCGCAGCCCGGTGGCCGTCACCAGCGCCGTGGTCTCCCCCGCCTTGGCCAGCAGGCCCGCGAAGGCGCGCGCGGTGAGCCACGGGCCGAAGAGCGTGAGCGCGAGGATCAGCACTCCGCCGATCAGGGTGGCCAGCGGTCCGCTGCCCGGCCGGGGGCCGAAGGCCGCCAGGGCGCCGAAGCAGACCAGCACTCCCCCGAATCCGCACAGCAGCCACCGCCGGCGCCGCCCCGCGGGCAACCGGGTGTCGCGCACCCGGATCGCCTGCGCGAGATCCGCCGCGGTGGTCTCGTAGACCAGCCGTACCTCGACCTGCTCCCCCTGCATGTCCATGACAGCGGACCCTACAGCGGCGGCGCGTTCCGGGCGACGATGTTCCGCGCGCGGTCCAGCTCCTCGGGCGTCAGCGCGCCGCGCTTGGGCAGGAAGCCGAGCAGGTCCGTGCCCGGGTGACGGAAGGCGAACAGGCTCCGGGTCTCGGTCCAGCCGGAGACCCGGTCCCAGGAGTACGGGAGCGAGGTGCCGTCGGGCATCCGGTAGGTCAGCCCGCCGTCGGAGAGCGTGCACTGCCATTCCCCGCCGCCCGCCACGCTCGCGTACTGGCGGCGCGCCCCGGACAGGAGGACCCCGAGGCGCACGCCGATGCCGATGAGCAGCCCGACCCCCGCGAGCACCGCCAGTTCCACACCGACGGCGCCCGCCTTCCCGCCACCGACTCCCAGCACGATGAGCGGGATCAGCAGGCAGAGCGCCGTCTCCCTGCGGCCCGTCTCGGTCCTGCGCGCCTGGACCCGGCCCAGTTCGCGGAAGTCCCCCCGCTCGGCCGCGTAGTACAAGTCGACCGTCTCGCCTGTCGTGTTCATGACGGCGAGGGTAGCTCCGGCAAGGTCAGCCGGTGGTGGCTTCTCCCTGGTTCGGGACGGCCCCGCCGAAGCGGCGGTCGCGCTGGGCGTACTCGTAGCAGGCCTGCCAGAGGTTGCGGCGGTCGAAGTCCGGCCACAGCACGTCCTGGAAGACCATCTCGGCGTACGCGCTCTGCCAGAGCAGGTAGTTGGAGGTGCGCTGCTCGCCGCTGGGGCGCAGGAAGAGGTCCACGTCCGGCATGTCCGGGTAGTAGATGTACTTCGCGAAGGTCTTCTCGTTGACCTTCGACGGGTCCAGCTTGCCCGCCGCCACGTCGCGGGCGATGGCCTGCGCCGCGTCCGCGATCTCCGCGCGGCCGCCGTAGTTGACGCAGAAGTACAGGGTCATCGCGTCGTTGTCGACGGTCTGCTCCTGGGCGACCTGGAGCTCCTGGACCACCGACTTCCACATCTTCGGCATGCGGCCGACCCAGCGGATGCGGATGCCGAGCTCGTTCATCTCGTCGCGCCGGCGCCGGATGACGTCGCGGTTGAAGTTCATCAGGAAGCGCACCTCGTCGGGCGAGCGCTTCCAGTTCTCCGTCGAGAAGGCGTAGAGGGAGAGGTTCTTGACGCCCATCTCCAGGCAGCCCTTGAGCACGTCGAGCACGACACCCTCGCCCACCTTGTGGCCCTCGGTGCGCGGCAGCCCGCGCTCCTTGGCCCAGCGGCCGTTGCCGTCCATGACGATCGCGACGTGGTTCGGAACCAGCTCGCCGGGGATCTTCGGCGGGCGCTCACCGGACGGGTGCGGCTCGGGAACCTTGTACTCGCGGCGAGAGCGTCCCAGAATCCCGCGTCGTGCCATGTGCCCAGCTCCTATTTCTCGACGTATCGCAGGGAGCGTAGCCCGCGCTCCAGATGCCAGTGCAAGTAGGCGGACACCAGCCCGCTGCCCTCCCGCACGTGACGCGCCTCGCACGCGTCGGCATGCCCCCAGTCGCCCGTCAGCAGGGCGCTGAGCAGGGCGATGGCCTCCGACGAGGGTACGACGCTGCCGGGGACCCGGCAGTCCCCGCATATGACCCCGCCCGCCCCGACGGAGAAGTGCCGGTTGGGGCCGTGGATCCCGCACTTCGCGCAGTCGTCGAAGCTGGGCGCGTAGCCGTTGACGGCGAGGGAGCGCAGCAGGAAGGCGTCGAGGATGAGGTTCGGCGCGTGCTCGCCGCGGGAGAGGGTGCGCAGGGCGCCGACGAGCAGCAGGTACTGCTGCACGGCGGGCTCGCCCTCGTGGTCGGTGAACCGCTCGGCGGTCTCCAGCATCGCGGTGCCGGCGGTGTAGCGGGCGTAGTCGGTGACGATGCCGTTGCCGTACGGGGCGATGATCTGGGTCTGGGTGCAGAGCGGCAGGCTGCGGCCGATCAGCTCGTTGCCGCGGGCGAAGAACTGCACGTCGGCGTGGGAGAAGGGTTCCAGCCCGGCGCCGAACTTGGATTTCGTGCGCCGGACGCCGCGGGCGACGGCCCGGACCCGGCCGTGGCCGCGGGTCAGCAGCGTGATGATGCGGTCCGCCTCACCCAGCTTCTGGGTGCGCAGCACGATGCCGTCGTCGCGGAACAGACTCATGGGCCCATTCTCCCGTACCCCACTGACAGGACGGCCACGGGAGCGGGAACGGCAGCGCCCCCGCCGGGCACCAGGCCCGGCGGGGACACCCCTTGGGAGGATCAGGCGGTCGGCGCCGGGGCGGGCTCGCCCTCGGCCGACTGTGCCGGGATGGCTGCCGTGGTGGCCTCGTCGTCCGCCGCCGGAGCGTCGTCCGCCGCCGGAGCGTCGCCCTCCGAGACGTCGTCCTGCGAGACGTTGTGCGCATCGCCCTTGCCCAGACCGTTGAAGATCAGGTTCAGGACGATCGCAGCCGTGGCACCGAGCGTCACACCGCTGTTGAGCAGCGAGGAGAGGTCCGAGTTCATGTGGTCCTTGAAGAACACCGGAACCGTGGCCGGGAGCAGCGCGAAGGCCAGGGAGACGCCCACGACCAGCGCGTTCTTCTCCTCCTTGAGGTCCACCTTGGCCAGGGTCTGGATACCGGCCAGGGCCACCATCGCGAACATCACGGTCGCGGCGCCGCCGAGGACTCCGTGCGGGACGGCGGCGACGATCGCGGCGGCCTTCGGGAGCAGACCGAGGACGATCATGATGACGCCCGCGGAGACCACGACGAACCGGCTCTTGACCTTGGTCATCCGGACCAGGCCGACGTTCTCGGCGAAGGCCACGTACGGGAAGGAGTTGAGGATGCCGCCGAGGGCGGTCGCGGCGCCGTCGGCACGCAGGGCGCGGGCCACCGTCTCGCTGTCGACCTTCTTGCCGACGATGTCGCCGACGGCGTAGGTGTCACCGGTGGTCTCGACCATGGTGATCAGCATGACGATGAGCATCAGGACGATCGGGAACCACTCGAACTTCGGGGCGCCGTAGTGGAACGGGGTGCTGATGCCGATCCAGTCCGACTTGCTCACGTCGCCGAACTTGGCGTCGCCGAGCAGGAACGCGACCGCGGTGCCGCCGACCAGGCCGAGCAGGATGGAGATGCTGGAGAGGAAGGGCTTGCCGAGCTTCATCAGGATGAGGATGAAGAGCATCGTGCCGCCGGCGTAGGCGAAGTTCTTCGGGTCACCGAAGTCGGGGCTGCCGAGGCCGCCCGCGGCGTCGTTCAGGCCGACGGGGATCAGCACGATGCCGAGGACGGTGATGACCGTGCCGGTGACGACCGGCGGGAAGAGCCGCATGACCGTGCCGAAGACCTTGGGCGGCAGCCAGGCGAAGGCGAAGGTGGCAAGGCCGGCGGTGATGACCGCGCCGTAGATGACGAGCAGGCCCGCTTCCTTGCCGCCCGCCCCGAGACCGATGGCGATCATCGGGGACACCGCGGTGAAGGTGACGCCCTGGATCAGCGGCAGTCGCGCGCCGATCCGGCCGATGCCCCACGCCTGGATGATCGAGGCGATGCCGCAGGTGAAGAGGTCGGCGTTGATCAGGTAGACCAGCTGCTCGGTGGTGAGCCCGAGGGCGCCACCGACGATGATCGGAACGATCACCGCACCGGCGTAGAACGCGAGTACGTGCTGGAAGCCGTACAGCGCCAGCTTGGGGAGGGGGAGCACCTCGTCGACCGGGTGCGTGCTGGGCTCTCCGCTGGAAAGCCGGGCGGCGACACGTGCCATCTCTGCCTTGCCCTTCAAAAGGTAGGTAACGAGAGGAATCTGGTTATCCCTCGACGGAGTAGGTCGTTAACCCGTTTATCCGCCAGGGTTGTCAGTGCATTCACGTGAATCGAAGCTCCGCTGTGTTACCTGCGGCGTCTCGTCGTGTGACCGGAATTGAACGCCTGTGTGGCCGCTCACAGATATCGTCGACTTCCACAAAGTGTTGACGTACGGGAGCCCTCGATCTGGAGGTTTCTCCAGTGGCGGTGGACCCACCGGGTCCGCTATAGGCGCCGCCGGACGGAACGAATCGTTCTCCCTGCACGAACGCGAAGGCCCTACGAGATGACGTGCGGGTTAAGGCTTCGCAATCGTTCATCCTCGCAAACTTGAAGGCCTTCTTCCGGCTGTCCATTTGTCGGAAACACCCGACACGGATGGAGGGGCTCCGCGGTTCAAACGGCGCGCAAGGATCATGAATACGGGCGCGTAGCGCCGGATCGTTACCTCGCCAGAGGGCCGATTCCGCTCGCTACGGACCCTCCGCAGGCCCCGCGACCGAGGGGTGAGACGGGAGGGGGCCCCTGAGGCTCGCGGGCCCGGGTCTAGCCTCACCTCGATCGGACCATCCAGTGGATCCACCGAGAGGGACCCGCATGCCCGCCATCGCGCTCCGCTCCGGCACCATCGACTACACCGACACCGAGGCAGCGGCCGACGCAGCCCCCGGCCCTGCCCGCGAGACGCTCGTCCTGGTCCCCGGCCTCGGCTTCGACGAATCCGTCTGGCAGCCCGTGGTCGACAGGCTGCGCACCGACTTCCGCGTCCTCGTCCCGGTGCTCCCCATCGGCGGCCACCGCCGCCCCATGGACCCCGGCGCCGACCTCTCCGCCCAAGGGGTCGCCGCCCTGCTCGCCGAGTTCCTCGACCGCCTCGACCTGCGCGAGGTGACGCTCGTCCAGAACGACGCCGGGATCGCCCAGCTCCTCGTGGGCGTCCAGGACGAACGGATCGCCCGCCTCGTCCTCGCCTCCTGCGAGGCCCTCGACAACTACCCGCCGGGCTTCCAGGGCAAGACCCTGCACGCCGCCAGCAGGATCCCCGGCGCGCTCCGCCTGCTCCTGCAGAGCTTCCGCTCGCCCTTCCTCGCCGGGATGCAGACCTCTCTGGGCGGCATGGCCGCACGGCCGATCCCGCACGAGCTGGTGCTGCGCTGGTACGGCCCGCTGCTCGGCGACCCGGCGATCCGGCGGGATCTCACCGCTTTCCTGCGCGGCACCCGCAAGGACACCTATCTCCGGGCCGCCGAGCGGCTGCGCACCTTCGACCGCCCCGCCCTCGTCGTCTGGGGCGCCCAGGACCGGATGATGCCGCCCGCGACCGGGCGCCGGCTCGCCGGTCTCCTGCCGCGGGGCGAGTACGTGGAGATCCCGGACTCCCGCACCCTGATCTCCCTCGACAACCCCGAGGCCCTGTGCGAGGCCCTGCGCCGCTTCATCACGGCCCACCCCGCCCCGGTCCGGCGCGGCACCGCCTGAACGTGCGCGGGGCCCGCGCGAGACCTCGTACGGGACCTCGCGCGGGCCCCCGGGCCGGCCGGGCCTACGGCGCCCGGACCGCCGAGAGCAGCCGCGCCACCTCGTCCGCGTCGATGCGCAGGGCCGCGCCCACCGTGGACAGCACCTCGCGCTCCGCGGGGATGTACGGGCCGTCCGCCAGGGCCACGCGCGCGCCCTGCAGCAGGATCGATTCGCGCCCCGGCGCCGCCAGGTGCGGAGCCAGGGGCTCCAGGGCCTCGTGGAGCTCGATCGACAGCGCCGCGCCGCAGCAGTCGGGGCCGTCGTAGAGCCCGAGCCGCCCCTCGTCGGTGGCCAGCGCCTCCACGAGGGACTCCAGCTGCTCCTCGGTGCAGTCCTGGAACCCCGCGGACCGTACGGCGCCCACGGCGGCCTCCAGCGCGCTGCGCGAGGCCGTCCCGCCCGCGGCCAGCACGGCCAGCGTCACCGTGTGCACGGCGTCGCGCAGCAGCGCGGAGAAGCGGGTGGTGGTGAGGTGGTCGAGGATGTCGGTGGAGAAGCGCTCGCGGCAGCCCTGGCACTCGACGACGGGCCCGGCGTGCCCGCGCGGCAGCAGCGGCACACCCAGGACGGTGAACCGGCGGCGCCCGGTGCGCCGGCG contains these protein-coding regions:
- a CDS encoding metal ABC transporter ATP-binding protein is translated as MESEPTQAQDQPVISLRGATASLGSRPVLRGIDLAVRRGEVVALLGANGSGKSTAVRAVVGQVPLSSGELSLFGTDFKRFRDWSRIGYVPQRTTAASGVPATVREVVSAGRLARTRFGFLRKGDKAAVERALDLVDMGSHADASVNALSGGQHQRVLIARALAVEPELLIMDEPMAGVDLANQEVLANALRTQVAAGATVLLVLHELGPLEPLIDRAVVLRDGCVMHDGPPPEALGQHALPGHDHVHPHAAHDAEPLRTGLLS
- a CDS encoding metal ABC transporter permease, which translates into the protein MDLLDYAFMQRALIAAALVGITAPAIGTYLVQRRQAIMGDGIGHVAMTGVALGFLLNTSPVWMATLVAVIGAVGMELIRSRGRTSGDIALAMLFYGGMAGGVMIINLAPGGSTANLTSYLFGSITTVSAEDTITAVVLAVFVIAVTVGLRRQLFAICQDEEFARVTGLPVRFLNLLLAVTAAVTVTVAMRIVGLLLVSAMMVIPVAAAQRVTRGFAATLSLSMLIGVLVSLSGTAATYYVDAPSGGAIVLLAIAVFVVMTAASTPLARRRAKAARADEEVCTRDDVRV
- a CDS encoding Fur family transcriptional regulator, producing the protein MATAPGEMNTAPVRGRSTRQRTAVAAALDEVDEFRSAQELHDMLKHRGDSVGLTTVYRTLQSLADAGEVDVLRTSDGESVYRRCSTGDHHHHLVCRKCGKAVEVEGPAVEKWAEAIAAEHGYVNVAHTVEIFGTCADCAATAG
- a CDS encoding YcxB family protein, whose amino-acid sequence is MNTTGETVDLYYAAERGDFRELGRVQARRTETGRRETALCLLIPLIVLGVGGGKAGAVGVELAVLAGVGLLIGIGVRLGVLLSGARRQYASVAGGGEWQCTLSDGGLTYRMPDGTSLPYSWDRVSGWTETRSLFAFRHPGTDLLGFLPKRGALTPEELDRARNIVARNAPPL
- a CDS encoding isoprenyl transferase encodes the protein MARRGILGRSRREYKVPEPHPSGERPPKIPGELVPNHVAIVMDGNGRWAKERGLPRTEGHKVGEGVVLDVLKGCLEMGVKNLSLYAFSTENWKRSPDEVRFLMNFNRDVIRRRRDEMNELGIRIRWVGRMPKMWKSVVQELQVAQEQTVDNDAMTLYFCVNYGGRAEIADAAQAIARDVAAGKLDPSKVNEKTFAKYIYYPDMPDVDLFLRPSGEQRTSNYLLWQSAYAEMVFQDVLWPDFDRRNLWQACYEYAQRDRRFGGAVPNQGEATTG
- the recO gene encoding DNA repair protein RecO, whose amino-acid sequence is MSLFRDDGIVLRTQKLGEADRIITLLTRGHGRVRAVARGVRRTKSKFGAGLEPFSHADVQFFARGNELIGRSLPLCTQTQIIAPYGNGIVTDYARYTAGTAMLETAERFTDHEGEPAVQQYLLLVGALRTLSRGEHAPNLILDAFLLRSLAVNGYAPSFDDCAKCGIHGPNRHFSVGAGGVICGDCRVPGSVVPSSEAIALLSALLTGDWGHADACEARHVREGSGLVSAYLHWHLERGLRSLRYVEK
- a CDS encoding nucleobase:cation symporter-2 family protein, which encodes MARVAARLSSGEPSTHPVDEVLPLPKLALYGFQHVLAFYAGAVIVPIIVGGALGLTTEQLVYLINADLFTCGIASIIQAWGIGRIGARLPLIQGVTFTAVSPMIAIGLGAGGKEAGLLVIYGAVITAGLATFAFAWLPPKVFGTVMRLFPPVVTGTVITVLGIVLIPVGLNDAAGGLGSPDFGDPKNFAYAGGTMLFILILMKLGKPFLSSISILLGLVGGTAVAFLLGDAKFGDVSKSDWIGISTPFHYGAPKFEWFPIVLMLIVMLITMVETTGDTYAVGDIVGKKVDSETVARALRADGAATALGGILNSFPYVAFAENVGLVRMTKVKSRFVVVSAGVIMIVLGLLPKAAAIVAAVPHGVLGGAATVMFAMVALAGIQTLAKVDLKEEKNALVVGVSLAFALLPATVPVFFKDHMNSDLSSLLNSGVTLGATAAIVLNLIFNGLGKGDAHNVSQDDVSEGDAPAADDAPAADDEATTAAIPAQSAEGEPAPAPTA
- a CDS encoding alpha/beta fold hydrolase; translation: MPAIALRSGTIDYTDTEAAADAAPGPARETLVLVPGLGFDESVWQPVVDRLRTDFRVLVPVLPIGGHRRPMDPGADLSAQGVAALLAEFLDRLDLREVTLVQNDAGIAQLLVGVQDERIARLVLASCEALDNYPPGFQGKTLHAASRIPGALRLLLQSFRSPFLAGMQTSLGGMAARPIPHELVLRWYGPLLGDPAIRRDLTAFLRGTRKDTYLRAAERLRTFDRPALVVWGAQDRMMPPATGRRLAGLLPRGEYVEIPDSRTLISLDNPEALCEALRRFITAHPAPVRRGTA
- a CDS encoding TerB family tellurite resistance protein codes for the protein MLPVRGGDGRKLTVWGIRTTWNTVGDGEFFCPDCGGDRNYRRRTGRRRFTVLGVPLLPRGHAGPVVECQGCRERFSTDILDHLTTTRFSALLRDAVHTVTLAVLAAGGTASRSALEAAVGAVRSAGFQDCTEEQLESLVEALATDEGRLGLYDGPDCCGAALSIELHEALEPLAPHLAAPGRESILLQGARVALADGPYIPAEREVLSTVGAALRIDADEVARLLSAVRAP